From Ipomoea triloba cultivar NCNSP0323 chromosome 5, ASM357664v1, the proteins below share one genomic window:
- the LOC116020977 gene encoding uncharacterized protein LOC116020977 produces MGSSSKLRNSCSFPNLLLSFLNFILFILSSASVIPIILLRNPPTSLGFAFLLVSAISLLSSFIAFYSHLTRFCFITHVSLLLASSLAQILAVLALFTKEKPSLAMLKSPRDAREAKLLIRLECGAMMAMLVLQLVVSAATCLVHSCWVRDFEDLEAEREAWARKRSRRIAQVQEEAMANAVKIAEVKGRDFDEKMVKGKYVQWVKTDFEG; encoded by the coding sequence atggGTTCTTCTTCGAAGCTGAGGAATTCATGCTCATTCCCAAACCTCCTACTCTCCTTCCTCAACTTCATCCTCTTCATCCTCTCTTCAGCTTCTGTAATCCCCATCATCTTACTCCGAAACCCACCGACCTCGCTGGGCTTCGCCTTCCTCCTCGTCTCCGCAATCTCCCTTCTCTCCTCCTTCATCGCCTTCTACTCCCACCTCACTCGCTTCTGCTTCATAACCCACGTCTCCCTCCTCCTCGCCTCCTCCCTGGCGCAAATCCTCGCGGTCCTGGCGCTCTTCACCAAGGAGAAACCCAGCCTCGCCATGCTAAAGTCGCCCAGGGACGCCCGCGAGGCGAAGCTGCTCATAAGGTTGGAGTGCGGGGCGATGATGGCGATGCTGGTCTTGCAGTTAGTGGTGTCGGCGGCCACGTGTCTGGTGCACAGCTGTTGGGTGAGGGATTTCGAGGATTTGGAGGCGGAGAGGGAGGCCTGGGCGAGGAAGAGGAGCCGCAGGATTGCTCAGGTGCAGGAGGAAGCCATGGCTAATGCTGTGAAGATTGCAGAGGTTAAAGGCAGAGACTTTGATGAGAAGATGGTGAAGGGCAAGTATGTTCAGTGGGTTAAAACAGATTTTGAAGGATAG